A window from Variovorax sp. PBL-E5 encodes these proteins:
- a CDS encoding ABC transporter ATP-binding protein — MDPSATSLVEFRDIAFGYGARAILDGVSFAVPRGKVTALMGASGGGKTTVLRLIGGQLRAQRGEVLMDGQDVGKLGNDALYAARRRMGMLFQFGALFTDMSVFDNVAFPLREHTRLPEALIRDIVLMKLDAVGLRGARQLMPSEVSGGMARRVALARAIALDPDLVMYDEPFAGLDPISLGTAARLIRQLNDALGLTSIVVSHDLEETFRIADHVIILANGRIAAEGKPDEVRRSTDALVHQFVNALPDGPVHFHYPGVSVEDDFGNAQGGRT, encoded by the coding sequence ATGGACCCTTCTGCCACTTCCCTTGTTGAATTTCGCGACATTGCCTTCGGCTACGGCGCGCGAGCGATCCTCGACGGTGTTTCGTTCGCCGTGCCGCGCGGCAAGGTGACGGCGCTGATGGGCGCATCGGGTGGCGGCAAGACCACGGTGCTGCGGCTGATCGGCGGGCAGCTGCGCGCGCAGCGCGGCGAGGTGCTGATGGATGGGCAGGATGTGGGCAAGCTCGGCAACGACGCGCTCTATGCCGCGCGCCGTCGCATGGGCATGCTGTTTCAGTTCGGCGCCCTCTTCACCGACATGAGCGTGTTCGACAACGTCGCGTTTCCGCTGCGCGAGCACACCCGCCTGCCCGAAGCGCTGATCCGCGACATCGTGCTCATGAAGCTCGATGCGGTCGGATTGCGCGGTGCGCGGCAGTTGATGCCGAGCGAGGTGTCCGGCGGCATGGCACGGCGCGTGGCGCTGGCGCGCGCGATCGCACTCGACCCCGATCTCGTGATGTACGACGAACCCTTCGCCGGGCTCGACCCGATCTCGCTCGGCACCGCGGCGCGCCTGATCCGGCAACTCAACGACGCGCTCGGTCTGACCAGCATCGTGGTGTCGCACGACCTCGAAGAGACTTTCCGCATCGCCGACCACGTGATCATCCTGGCCAACGGCCGCATCGCCGCAGAGGGCAAGCCGGATGAGGTGCGCCGCAGCACCGATGCGCTGGTGCACCAGTTCGTCAATGCGCTGCCGGACGGGCCGGTGCATTTCCACTATCCCGGCGTCAGCGTCGAGGACGATTTCGGGAACGCGCAAGGAGGCCGGACATGA
- the mlaE gene encoding lipid asymmetry maintenance ABC transporter permease subunit MlaE, with amino-acid sequence MSWYRPSDVGFAVRSKLADLGLGARLFLRLLVQGARSLRRFGLVRDQIHFLGNYSLAIIAVSGLFVGFVLGLQGYYTLQRYGSSEALGLLVALSLVRELGPVVAALLFAGRAGTSLTAEIGLMKAGEQLSAMEMMAVDPVQRILAPRFWAGVITMPLLAAVFSAVGVFGGYVVGVLMLGVDPGAFWGQMQGGVDVWRDVGNGVVKSIVFGLTVTFVALLEGYDAQPTPEGVSRATTRTVVVASLAVLGLDFLLTAMMFSI; translated from the coding sequence ATGAGCTGGTACCGGCCTTCGGACGTGGGCTTCGCGGTGCGCAGCAAGCTCGCCGATCTGGGCCTGGGCGCGCGGCTGTTCCTGCGCCTGCTGGTGCAGGGCGCGCGCAGCCTGCGCCGCTTCGGCCTAGTGCGCGACCAGATCCATTTCCTCGGCAACTACTCGCTCGCGATCATCGCCGTCTCGGGCCTGTTCGTCGGCTTCGTGCTCGGGCTGCAGGGCTACTACACGCTGCAGCGCTATGGCTCGTCGGAGGCGCTCGGCCTGCTGGTGGCGCTGAGCCTGGTGCGCGAACTGGGGCCGGTGGTGGCCGCGCTGCTCTTCGCCGGCCGCGCGGGCACCTCGCTGACCGCGGAGATCGGTCTCATGAAAGCCGGCGAGCAATTGAGCGCGATGGAAATGATGGCGGTCGATCCGGTGCAGCGAATCCTCGCGCCGCGCTTCTGGGCCGGCGTGATCACCATGCCGCTCCTGGCCGCCGTGTTCAGCGCGGTCGGGGTGTTCGGCGGCTACGTCGTCGGCGTGCTGATGCTGGGCGTGGACCCGGGTGCGTTCTGGGGTCAGATGCAGGGCGGCGTCGACGTCTGGCGCGATGTGGGCAACGGCGTGGTCAAGAGCATCGTGTTCGGCCTGACCGTGACCTTCGTCGCGCTGCTCGAAGGCTACGACGCGCAGCCCACGCCCGAAGGCGTGTCGCGCGCGACCACGCGGACCGTGGTGGTCGCGTCGCTGGCAGTGCTGGGCCTCGACTTCCTGCTGACGGCCATGATGTTCAGCATCTAG
- the mlaD gene encoding outer membrane lipid asymmetry maintenance protein MlaD, with translation MQRSNKDIWVGLFVLIGAAALLFLALQSANLLSLNFQKTYTVTARFDNIGGLKPQTAVKSAGVVVGRVDSITFDDKNFQASVTLALQSRYSFPKDSSLKILTSGLLGEQYIGIEAGADAKNLQPGDTITATQSAVVLENLISQFLYSKAAEGSSPPPGNSNKK, from the coding sequence ATGCAACGTTCCAACAAAGACATCTGGGTCGGCCTGTTCGTGCTGATCGGCGCGGCGGCGCTGCTGTTCCTGGCGCTCCAGTCGGCCAATCTGCTGAGCCTCAATTTCCAAAAGACCTACACCGTGACGGCGCGCTTCGACAACATCGGCGGCCTGAAGCCGCAGACGGCCGTGAAGAGCGCCGGCGTGGTGGTGGGACGTGTCGATTCGATCACGTTCGACGACAAGAACTTTCAGGCCAGCGTGACGCTGGCGCTGCAAAGCCGGTACAGTTTTCCGAAGGACAGTTCGCTCAAGATCCTGACCAGCGGCTTGCTCGGCGAGCAGTACATCGGGATCGAGGCGGGTGCCGACGCAAAAAATCTTCAGCCGGGCGATACCATCACCGCCACCCAGTCAGCTGTGGTCCTGGAAAATCTGATCAGCCAGTTCCTCTACAGCAAGGCCGCCGAAGGCAGCAGTCCGCCGCCCGGCAATAGCAACAAGAAATGA
- a CDS encoding MlaA family lipoprotein — MTTRPLPALWAAIREAAPRFRQTGAAAVLILVTGCATEPNANPHDPFEPFNRGVWRFNDTVDNAVVRPVAVAYRDVLPSPVRTGVNNFFGNLSDVWSFANSVLQLKLESSAQNFMRVNVNTFFGLGGLLDVASEAGIDRHNEDFGQTLGRWGVPSGPYLVLPVLGPSTVRDTAALPVDWKGDLLTQIDNVPVRNSLYVLRGVDIRSNLLRAGQLLDDAALDKYSFTRDAFLQRRRNDVYDGNPPDDDNGK, encoded by the coding sequence ATGACAACACGACCTCTTCCGGCCTTGTGGGCCGCCATCCGCGAGGCAGCGCCCCGCTTCCGGCAGACCGGCGCCGCCGCCGTGCTGATCCTGGTGACCGGCTGCGCGACCGAGCCCAACGCCAATCCGCACGATCCGTTCGAGCCTTTCAACCGCGGTGTCTGGCGCTTCAACGACACGGTCGACAACGCCGTCGTGCGTCCGGTCGCGGTGGCCTACCGCGACGTGCTGCCCTCGCCGGTGCGCACCGGCGTCAACAATTTCTTCGGCAACCTGAGCGACGTGTGGAGCTTCGCCAACAGCGTGCTGCAACTCAAGCTGGAAAGCAGCGCGCAGAACTTCATGCGCGTGAACGTCAACACCTTCTTCGGCCTGGGCGGCCTGCTCGACGTTGCCTCCGAAGCCGGCATCGATCGCCACAATGAGGATTTCGGCCAGACGCTGGGACGCTGGGGCGTGCCGAGCGGCCCCTACCTGGTGCTGCCGGTGCTGGGCCCGTCGACCGTGCGCGACACCGCGGCCTTGCCTGTCGACTGGAAGGGCGATCTTCTGACGCAGATCGACAATGTTCCGGTGCGCAATTCGCTGTATGTGCTGCGCGGCGTCGACATTCGCTCGAACCTGCTGCGTGCCGGCCAGCTGCTGGACGACGCGGCGCTCGACAAGTATTCGTTCACGCGCGATGCGTTCCTGCAGCGCCGCCGCAACGATGTCTATGACGGCAATCCACCGGACGATGACAACGGCAAGTAA
- a CDS encoding MlaC/ttg2D family ABC transporter substrate-binding protein encodes MNQILQRRSLGRFALASLLLLGAAVFFVQPARAADEAPDALVKRLSSDVLETIKADKSIKAGDVNKIMALVDSKIMPNVDFQRMTASAVGPAWRQATPEQQQQLEQEFKTLLVRTYAGALDQVSDQTVTVRPFRGSTDDKEVLVRTEVRGSGDPVQLDYRLEKTPGEAGGWKIFNLNVLGVWLVDTYRTQFSQQINSKGIDGLIAALAARNKSNSKS; translated from the coding sequence ATGAATCAGATTCTCCAACGCCGTTCGCTCGGACGCTTTGCGCTCGCCAGCCTGCTGCTGCTGGGCGCGGCCGTCTTTTTCGTGCAGCCGGCCCGTGCCGCCGACGAAGCCCCCGACGCACTCGTGAAGCGTCTTTCCTCCGACGTGCTCGAAACCATCAAGGCCGACAAGTCGATCAAGGCCGGCGACGTCAACAAGATCATGGCGCTGGTCGACAGCAAGATCATGCCGAACGTGGACTTCCAGCGCATGACCGCATCGGCGGTCGGCCCCGCCTGGCGCCAGGCCACGCCCGAGCAGCAGCAACAACTGGAGCAGGAATTCAAGACCCTGCTGGTGCGCACGTATGCCGGTGCGCTCGACCAGGTCAGCGACCAGACGGTGACCGTGCGTCCGTTCCGCGGCTCGACCGACGACAAGGAAGTGCTCGTGCGCACCGAGGTCCGGGGCAGCGGCGATCCCGTGCAGCTGGACTACCGGCTCGAGAAGACACCGGGCGAGGCCGGCGGCTGGAAGATCTTCAACCTCAACGTGCTCGGCGTCTGGCTGGTCGATACCTACCGCACGCAGTTCTCGCAGCAGATCAACAGCAAGGGCATCGACGGCCTGATCGCTGCGCTGGCGGCGCGCAACAAGAGCAACAGCAAGAGCTGA
- a CDS encoding STAS domain-containing protein, giving the protein MLVLPPKLTHDEAPACVHMLQQGLAGQAETSTVVDASALTQFDSSALAVLLECRRDARARDRGFSVKGLPPRLRELAALYGVAGLLPAAP; this is encoded by the coding sequence ATGCTGGTCCTGCCACCGAAGCTGACACACGACGAAGCGCCTGCCTGCGTGCACATGCTCCAGCAGGGGCTCGCCGGGCAGGCCGAGACGTCCACGGTGGTGGACGCGAGTGCTTTGACGCAGTTCGATTCGTCGGCGCTTGCCGTGCTGCTCGAATGCCGCCGCGATGCGCGCGCCCGCGACCGCGGTTTCTCGGTCAAGGGCCTGCCTCCGCGCCTGCGCGAGTTGGCCGCGTTGTATGGCGTCGCGGGCCTTTTGCCGGCCGCGCCCTAG
- a CDS encoding ABC transporter ATP-binding protein: MPAISFQSVSKTYPASRQQRAQGHPGLRAVDNVTFQIEEGEFFGLLGPNGAGKTTLISMLAGLSRPSSGSIQVHGFDVQRDYAEARRQLGVVPQELVFDPFFNVREALRIQSGYFGIRNNDAWIDELLHSLGLADKATANMRQLSGGMKRRVLVAQALVHKPPVIVLDEPTAGVDVELRQTLWQFIAKLNKEGSTVLLTTHYLEEAEALCHRIAMLKQGRVIALDRTSELLRSAASNVLRFKTDGMLPWAIAQHARITGRIVQLPAQNALEVEQLLAAIREAGLAVEDVEMRKADLEDVFIDLMAGEQTPLEVAR; this comes from the coding sequence ATGCCCGCGATCTCTTTCCAATCGGTCTCCAAGACCTACCCCGCCTCGCGACAGCAGCGTGCCCAGGGACACCCTGGTCTTCGAGCCGTCGACAACGTCACGTTCCAGATCGAGGAGGGCGAGTTCTTCGGCCTGCTGGGGCCCAACGGCGCGGGCAAGACGACGCTGATCAGCATGCTGGCGGGCCTGTCGCGCCCGAGTTCGGGGTCCATCCAGGTTCATGGCTTCGACGTGCAGCGCGATTACGCCGAAGCGCGCCGGCAGCTCGGCGTGGTGCCGCAGGAACTCGTCTTCGATCCTTTCTTCAACGTCCGCGAGGCGCTGCGCATCCAGTCGGGCTATTTCGGCATCAGGAACAACGACGCCTGGATCGACGAATTGCTGCACAGCCTCGGCCTGGCCGACAAGGCCACGGCCAACATGCGCCAGCTCTCCGGTGGCATGAAGCGCCGCGTGCTGGTCGCGCAGGCGCTGGTGCACAAGCCGCCGGTGATCGTGCTGGACGAACCCACCGCCGGCGTCGATGTCGAATTGCGGCAGACCCTGTGGCAGTTCATCGCCAAGCTCAACAAAGAGGGCAGCACCGTGCTGTTGACCACCCATTACCTCGAAGAGGCCGAGGCGCTGTGCCATCGCATCGCGATGCTCAAGCAGGGCCGCGTGATCGCGCTGGACCGCACCAGCGAGCTGCTGCGCTCGGCCGCCAGCAACGTGTTGCGTTTCAAGACCGACGGCATGCTGCCCTGGGCGATCGCGCAGCACGCGCGCATCACCGGCCGCATCGTGCAACTGCCGGCCCAGAATGCGCTCGAAGTCGAGCAATTGCTGGCCGCCATCCGCGAGGCCGGCCTGGCCGTCGAGGATGTCGAGATGCGCAAGGCCGATCTGGAGGATGTGTTCATCGACCTGATGGCGGGTGAGCAGACGCCGCTGGAGGTGGCGAGATGA
- a CDS encoding ABC transporter permease: MISALGWRALLYKETLRFWKVGFQTVGAPVLTAVLYLLVFGHALEDHVKVYGTVRYTAFLVPGLVMMSVLQNAFANSSSSIIQSKIMGSLVFVLLTPLSHWGMFLAYVGSSLVRGLAVGVGVFVVTAFFAVPSFVAPVWILVFAFLGAAMLGTLGLIAGLWAEKFDQMAMFQNFLIMPMTFLSGVFYSIGSLPPFWQTVSHLNPFFYMIDGFRYGFFGVSDASPWLSLAIVGVAWLVVSAIAVHLLRIGYKIRG, encoded by the coding sequence ATGATCAGTGCGCTTGGGTGGCGCGCCTTGCTCTACAAGGAAACGCTGCGCTTCTGGAAGGTCGGCTTCCAGACCGTCGGCGCTCCGGTGCTGACCGCCGTGCTCTACCTGCTGGTCTTCGGCCACGCGCTCGAAGACCACGTCAAGGTCTACGGCACGGTGCGCTACACGGCCTTCCTCGTGCCCGGGCTCGTGATGATGAGCGTGCTGCAGAACGCGTTCGCCAACAGTTCTTCGTCGATCATCCAGAGCAAGATCATGGGCAGCCTGGTGTTCGTGCTGCTGACGCCGCTGTCGCACTGGGGCATGTTCCTCGCCTACGTCGGCTCGTCGCTCGTGCGCGGGCTGGCGGTCGGCGTGGGCGTCTTCGTCGTGACGGCTTTCTTCGCGGTGCCCAGCTTCGTTGCGCCGGTATGGATCCTGGTGTTCGCATTCCTGGGCGCGGCCATGCTGGGCACGCTGGGGCTGATCGCCGGCCTGTGGGCCGAGAAGTTCGATCAGATGGCGATGTTCCAGAATTTCCTGATCATGCCGATGACCTTCCTGTCGGGCGTGTTCTATTCGATCGGTTCGCTGCCGCCCTTCTGGCAGACGGTGAGCCACCTGAATCCGTTCTTCTACATGATCGACGGCTTCCGCTACGGCTTCTTCGGCGTCAGCGACGCCTCGCCGTGGCTGAGCCTCGCCATCGTCGGCGTCGCCTGGCTGGTTGTCAGCGCGATCGCCGTCCATCTTCTGCGCATCGGGTACAAAATCCGGGGCTGA
- a CDS encoding BolA family protein produces MTAEELQSIIQSSLRCEHIALEGDGRHWYATIVSPEFEGQRAIQRHQRVYATLGAKMHTDEVHALSMKTYTPAEWANQPS; encoded by the coding sequence ATGACCGCCGAAGAACTTCAATCCATCATCCAGTCCAGCCTGCGCTGCGAGCACATCGCGCTCGAGGGCGACGGCCGCCACTGGTACGCCACCATCGTCTCGCCCGAATTCGAAGGCCAGCGCGCCATCCAGCGACACCAGCGCGTCTACGCGACCCTCGGTGCCAAAATGCACACCGACGAGGTGCATGCGCTGTCGATGAAGACCTACACACCGGCCGAATGGGCCAATCAACCCTCCTAG
- the murA gene encoding UDP-N-acetylglucosamine 1-carboxyvinyltransferase, which yields MDKLLIRGGRTLRGEVLISGAKNAALPELCAALLTDRPVTLHNVPRLQDVATMLKLIRNMGVIAERDDNGTVRIDAGPLHAPEAPYELVKTMRASVLALGPLLARFGKAKVSLPGGCAIGSRPVDQHIKGLQAMGADIAVEHGYMVASLAGGRRRLHGARITTDMVTVTGTENFLMAAALAEGETLLENAAQEPEISDLAEMLIAMGAQIEGHGTSRIRIQGVDRLRSCTHQVVADRIEAGTFLCAVAATGGDAILKHGRADHLDAVIEKLREAGVRVTATDGGIHVQSDGRLRAQSFRTTEYPGFPTDMQAQFMALNVIAEGTSTVTETIFENRFMHVDEMLRLGARIQTDGKVAVIEGVPQLSGATVMATDLRASASLVIAGLVAEGETLVDRIYHLDRGYDRMESKLRGLGADIERVAGPAEFQP from the coding sequence ATGGACAAACTTCTGATTCGCGGCGGGCGCACGCTCCGCGGCGAGGTGCTCATTTCGGGCGCCAAGAACGCCGCGCTGCCCGAACTCTGCGCCGCCCTGCTGACCGACCGGCCCGTCACGCTGCACAACGTGCCGCGGCTGCAGGACGTCGCGACCATGCTCAAGCTGATCCGCAACATGGGTGTGATCGCCGAGCGTGACGACAACGGCACCGTGCGCATCGACGCCGGCCCGCTGCACGCGCCCGAGGCGCCCTACGAGCTCGTGAAGACCATGCGCGCCTCCGTGCTCGCGCTCGGGCCGCTGCTGGCGCGCTTCGGCAAGGCCAAGGTGTCGCTGCCGGGCGGCTGCGCCATCGGCTCGCGGCCGGTCGATCAGCACATCAAGGGCCTGCAGGCGATGGGTGCCGACATCGCGGTCGAGCACGGCTACATGGTGGCGAGCCTCGCCGGCGGCCGCAGGCGCCTGCACGGCGCGCGCATCACGACCGACATGGTGACGGTCACCGGCACCGAGAACTTCCTCATGGCCGCCGCGCTGGCCGAAGGCGAGACCCTGCTCGAGAATGCCGCGCAGGAGCCCGAGATCTCCGACCTGGCCGAGATGCTGATCGCGATGGGCGCGCAGATCGAAGGCCACGGCACCAGCCGCATCCGCATCCAGGGCGTGGACCGTCTGCGCAGCTGCACGCACCAGGTGGTGGCCGACCGCATCGAAGCCGGCACCTTCCTTTGCGCCGTGGCCGCGACGGGCGGCGACGCGATCCTGAAACATGGCCGCGCCGACCACCTCGACGCGGTGATCGAAAAGCTGCGCGAAGCGGGCGTGCGCGTCACCGCGACGGACGGTGGCATCCACGTGCAGAGCGACGGCCGCCTGCGCGCGCAGAGCTTCCGCACCACCGAGTACCCCGGATTTCCGACCGACATGCAGGCGCAGTTCATGGCGCTCAACGTGATCGCCGAGGGCACCTCGACCGTGACCGAGACGATCTTCGAGAACCGCTTCATGCACGTGGACGAGATGCTGCGCCTGGGCGCCCGCATCCAGACCGACGGCAAGGTGGCCGTGATCGAGGGCGTGCCGCAACTCTCGGGCGCAACCGTGATGGCGACCGACCTGCGCGCCTCGGCCAGCCTCGTCATCGCCGGCCTGGTGGCCGAAGGCGAGACGCTGGTGGACCGCATCTACCACCTCGACCGCGGCTACGACCGCATGGAAAGCAAGCTGCGCGGCCTGGGCGCGGACATCGAGCGCGTGGCCGGGCCGGCGGAGTTCCAGCCATGA
- the hisG gene encoding ATP phosphoribosyltransferase, whose amino-acid sequence MITLALSKGRIFEETMPLLAAAGIEVSEDPEKSRKLILGTTRPDVRVVLVRASDVPTYVQYGGADLGVAGLDVLLEHGNQGLYQPLDLRIAACRLSVAVRADYDYASAVRQGSRLKVATKYVGLAREFFAGKGVHVDLIKLYGSMELAPLTGLADAIVDLVSTGNTLKANHLVEVERIMDISARLVVNQAALKLKQAPIRRIIDAFASAV is encoded by the coding sequence ATGATCACCCTCGCGCTGTCCAAGGGCCGGATCTTCGAGGAGACGATGCCGCTGCTGGCCGCGGCCGGCATCGAGGTCAGCGAGGATCCCGAGAAATCGCGCAAGCTGATCCTCGGCACCACGCGGCCCGACGTGCGCGTGGTGCTGGTGCGCGCCTCGGACGTGCCGACCTACGTGCAGTACGGCGGCGCCGACCTCGGCGTGGCCGGCCTGGACGTGCTGCTCGAACATGGCAACCAGGGCCTCTACCAGCCGCTCGACCTGCGCATCGCCGCCTGCCGCCTCAGCGTGGCGGTGCGTGCCGACTATGACTACGCCTCGGCCGTCCGGCAGGGCTCGCGCCTCAAGGTCGCGACCAAGTACGTCGGTCTGGCGCGCGAGTTCTTTGCCGGCAAGGGCGTGCACGTCGACCTGATCAAGCTCTACGGCAGCATGGAACTCGCGCCGCTGACCGGGCTGGCCGATGCCATCGTCGACCTGGTGTCGACCGGCAACACGCTCAAGGCGAATCACCTGGTCGAGGTCGAGCGCATCATGGACATCAGCGCGCGGCTGGTGGTCAATCAGGCCGCGCTCAAGCTCAAGCAAGCCCCGATCCGCCGCATCATCGACGCATTCGCTTCAGCCGTATGA
- the hisD gene encoding histidinol dehydrogenase has translation MKATPARLSTASADFETEFKARLHWSAEADAAIEQVVADILSDVRERGDAAVLDYTRRFDRLDAAGMDALELRAGELRAAFEALPTVQRQALEAAAQRVRSYHEAQKKASGESWSYRDADGTLLGQKVTPLDRVGIYVPGGKAAYPSSVLMNAIPAHVAGVGEIIMVVPTPGGEKNPLVLAAAHVAGVTRAFTIGGAQAVAALAYGTATLPAVDKITGPGNAYVAAAKRRVFGTVGIDMIAGPSEILVLADGSTPADWVAMDLFSQAEHDELAQSILLCPDAGYIDRVQQAIDRLLPSMPRAGIIAASLNGRGALIHTRSMEEACEISNRIAPEHLEVSSRDPHRWEPLLKHAGAIFLGAYTSESLGDYCAGPNHVLPTSGTARFSSPLGVYDFQKRSSLIEVSEEGAQALGRIAVTLAEGEGLQAHAEAARLRLR, from the coding sequence ATGAAAGCCACTCCCGCGCGACTGTCGACCGCTTCGGCCGACTTCGAAACCGAGTTCAAGGCCCGGCTGCACTGGTCCGCCGAAGCGGACGCTGCCATCGAACAGGTGGTGGCGGACATCCTGTCTGACGTCCGGGAGCGCGGCGATGCGGCGGTGCTCGATTACACCCGGCGCTTCGACCGGCTCGACGCCGCCGGCATGGACGCGCTCGAACTGCGCGCCGGCGAACTGCGCGCGGCCTTCGAGGCGTTGCCCACCGTGCAGCGCCAGGCGCTCGAAGCCGCCGCGCAGCGTGTGCGCAGTTACCACGAGGCGCAGAAGAAAGCGAGCGGCGAGAGCTGGAGCTACCGCGATGCCGACGGCACGCTGCTCGGCCAGAAGGTCACGCCGCTCGACCGCGTCGGCATCTACGTGCCGGGCGGCAAGGCGGCTTATCCGTCGAGCGTGCTCATGAACGCGATTCCCGCGCACGTGGCCGGCGTCGGCGAGATCATCATGGTGGTGCCCACGCCCGGCGGGGAGAAGAATCCGCTGGTGCTGGCCGCGGCGCACGTGGCCGGCGTGACGCGCGCCTTCACGATCGGCGGCGCGCAGGCGGTGGCCGCGCTGGCCTACGGCACCGCGACCCTTCCCGCCGTCGACAAGATCACCGGCCCCGGCAATGCCTACGTGGCCGCCGCCAAGCGCCGCGTCTTTGGCACCGTGGGCATCGACATGATCGCCGGCCCGAGCGAGATCCTGGTGCTGGCCGACGGCAGCACGCCGGCCGACTGGGTGGCGATGGACCTCTTCAGCCAGGCCGAGCACGACGAACTCGCGCAGAGCATCCTGCTGTGCCCCGACGCCGGCTATATCGATCGCGTGCAGCAGGCCATCGACCGGCTGCTGCCGTCGATGCCGCGCGCCGGCATCATCGCGGCCTCGCTCAACGGCCGCGGCGCGCTGATCCACACGCGCAGCATGGAAGAGGCCTGCGAGATCAGCAACCGCATCGCGCCGGAGCATCTCGAAGTCAGCAGCCGCGATCCGCATCGATGGGAGCCGCTGCTCAAACATGCCGGCGCGATCTTCCTCGGCGCCTACACCAGCGAGAGCCTGGGCGACTACTGCGCCGGCCCCAACCACGTGCTGCCGACCAGCGGCACGGCGCGCTTCAGCTCGCCGCTGGGCGTCTACGATTTCCAGAAGCGCTCCAGCCTGATCGAAGTGAGCGAAGAGGGCGCCCAGGCGCTGGGGCGCATCGCCGTCACGCTGGCCGAGGGTGAGGGCCTGCAGGCGCATGCCGAGGCGGCGCGCCTGCGCCTGCGTTGA
- the hisC gene encoding histidinol-phosphate transaminase, with translation MTTSSDTTARALERFRSDVKSMHAYAVQDARGLLKLDAMENPFRLPPALQAALGRRLGALALNRYPGERGADLQRALAAHAAMPEGFALMLGNGSDELISLLALACDLPGAAILAPVPGFVMYAMSAQLQGLRFVGVPLTADFELDEAAMLEAIAREKPAIVYLAYPNNPTANLWNDATIEKIVEAQGTQGGLVVVDEAYQPFAGKSYIDRVAHHGHVLLMRTLSKFGLAGVRLGYLMGPAALVAEVDKVRPPYNISVLNCECALFALEHAEVFAEQAAQIRAGRALIARALDRLPGVKHWPSDANMVLIRVPDATKTFEGMKARGVLVKNVSKMHSLLANCLRLTVGCADENAQMLAALEASL, from the coding sequence ATGACGACTTCCTCCGACACCACCGCCCGCGCCCTCGAGCGCTTCCGCAGCGACGTGAAATCGATGCACGCCTATGCAGTGCAGGACGCGCGCGGCCTGCTCAAGCTCGACGCGATGGAAAACCCCTTCCGCCTGCCGCCCGCCTTGCAGGCGGCGCTGGGCCGGCGGCTCGGCGCGCTGGCGCTGAATCGCTATCCGGGCGAGCGCGGCGCCGACCTTCAGCGTGCGCTGGCCGCGCATGCCGCCATGCCCGAGGGTTTCGCGCTGATGCTCGGCAACGGTTCGGACGAACTGATCTCGCTGCTCGCGCTGGCCTGCGACCTGCCGGGTGCCGCCATCCTCGCGCCCGTGCCCGGCTTCGTGATGTACGCGATGAGCGCGCAGTTGCAGGGCCTGCGCTTCGTCGGCGTGCCGCTGACCGCCGACTTCGAGCTCGACGAGGCCGCCATGCTGGAGGCGATCGCGCGCGAGAAGCCCGCCATCGTCTACCTGGCCTACCCGAACAACCCGACCGCCAACCTGTGGAACGACGCCACGATCGAGAAGATCGTCGAGGCCCAGGGCACGCAGGGCGGACTGGTCGTCGTCGACGAGGCCTACCAGCCCTTCGCCGGCAAGAGCTACATCGACCGCGTCGCGCACCACGGCCACGTGCTGCTGATGCGCACGCTCAGCAAGTTCGGCCTCGCGGGCGTCCGCCTGGGCTACCTGATGGGGCCGGCCGCGCTGGTCGCCGAGGTCGACAAGGTGCGACCGCCCTACAACATCAGCGTGCTCAACTGCGAATGCGCGCTGTTCGCGCTGGAGCACGCCGAGGTGTTCGCCGAGCAGGCGGCGCAGATCCGGGCCGGCCGGGCGCTGATCGCCCGGGCGCTGGACCGCCTGCCGGGCGTGAAGCACTGGCCGAGCGATGCCAACATGGTGCTGATCCGTGTCCCCGATGCCACAAAAACCTTCGAGGGCATGAAGGCGCGTGGGGTGCTGGTCAAGAACGTTTCTAAAATGCATTCCCTGCTCGCGAATTGCCTGCGGCTGACCGTCGGATGCGCCGACGAGAATGCGCAGATGCTCGCAGCGCTCGAAGCATCCCTATGA